The following proteins are co-located in the Mycolicibacterium goodii genome:
- a CDS encoding DUF5078 domain-containing protein: protein MRVNHLIRAGIAACAVAGSLAAAPGIASADATDDYPIPNRILKTPCTAEQIMAAARDVEPVYYERYMIDYNNKPPHVQQAARDRIHWFFSMDYAGRRQYSENTATDAFFEQLAWMWPNWAKLFFNNKGVAANTTDVCQQYPPDDMSVWNW from the coding sequence ATGCGTGTGAACCACCTGATCCGCGCCGGAATTGCCGCGTGCGCGGTGGCCGGCAGCCTGGCCGCCGCACCGGGCATCGCCTCCGCTGACGCCACCGACGACTACCCGATCCCCAACCGGATCCTCAAGACGCCGTGCACGGCCGAACAGATCATGGCCGCGGCCCGCGATGTCGAGCCCGTGTACTACGAGCGGTACATGATCGACTACAACAACAAGCCGCCGCACGTGCAGCAGGCCGCGCGCGACCGGATCCACTGGTTCTTCTCCATGGACTACGCCGGCAGGCGGCAGTACTCGGAGAACACCGCGACCGACGCGTTCTTCGAGCAGTTGGCGTGGATGTGGCCGAACTGGGCGAAGCTGTTCTTCAACAACAAGGGCGTGGCGGCGAACACCACCGACGTCTGCCAGCAGTACCCGCCGGACGACATGTCCGTCTGGAACTGGTAA
- a CDS encoding DUF732 domain-containing protein → MKLAALAALGAAAASIALAAPAQADPDTDFANELHTYGIYGPRDYNAWIGKIACKRLHNGVDHNANDSIKFVTKQLDRDSTAAQSWQFLGTAINYYCPDQRFVMEQAAADSAR, encoded by the coding sequence ATGAAGCTTGCAGCGTTGGCCGCACTGGGTGCCGCCGCGGCGTCGATCGCCCTCGCCGCTCCGGCCCAAGCGGACCCTGACACCGACTTCGCCAATGAACTGCACACGTACGGCATCTACGGCCCGCGTGACTACAACGCCTGGATCGGCAAGATCGCGTGCAAACGGCTGCACAACGGCGTCGATCACAACGCGAACGACTCGATCAAATTCGTCACCAAGCAGCTCGACCGGGATTCCACCGCGGCGCAGAGCTGGCAGTTCCTCGGCACCGCCATCAACTACTACTGCCCCGACCAGCGATTTGTGATGGAGCAGGCCGCCGCGGATTCGGCGCGCTGA
- a CDS encoding alkaline phosphatase family protein — translation MEVPKPDPALPHLAEVIPSVLAAIGVDGFGADGTGRIDLPSPIRGACVLLIDGLGAELLDAHATEAPVMAGLRDRNLQVGFPATTAAGLAAIGTGCRSGEHGMVGYTFRVPDAGVINALRWRPHPRGRDLRDTVDPETVQPLPTTFQRAAEAGVAVSVVSGAEFADSGLTRAVLRGGNYIGVHAIGDLAAAVADVVATGGFCWGYHSQLDLVGHLHGPGSRAWVMQLRQVDRLVESIVEALPRDGLLAVVADHGMVTADPDAAVDLDACEPLDDGVDAIGGEPRARHVYTADGAADAVLAAWRDTLGQAAWVLSREEAISAGWFGDRVRDDVRGRIGDVVAAARGSATLVRRTAEPMESSLIGHHGSLTDAEQLVPLLIATGLTSR, via the coding sequence GTGGAGGTGCCGAAGCCCGATCCCGCTCTGCCCCACCTGGCCGAGGTGATCCCGTCGGTGCTGGCCGCGATCGGTGTCGACGGCTTCGGCGCCGACGGCACCGGGCGCATCGACCTGCCGTCACCCATCCGCGGGGCATGCGTGCTGCTGATCGACGGCCTCGGCGCGGAACTGCTCGATGCCCACGCCACCGAGGCACCGGTGATGGCCGGCCTGCGCGACCGGAACCTTCAGGTCGGCTTTCCGGCCACCACCGCGGCCGGGCTGGCCGCCATCGGAACCGGCTGCCGGTCCGGCGAACACGGCATGGTCGGCTACACGTTCCGGGTGCCCGACGCCGGGGTGATCAACGCGCTGCGATGGCGTCCGCACCCGCGGGGCCGGGATCTGCGCGACACCGTCGACCCTGAGACCGTTCAACCGTTGCCGACCACTTTCCAGCGCGCCGCCGAGGCCGGTGTCGCGGTGAGCGTGGTATCCGGTGCCGAGTTCGCGGACTCGGGCCTGACCCGTGCTGTGCTGCGGGGCGGGAACTACATCGGCGTGCACGCGATCGGCGACCTGGCCGCGGCCGTGGCCGACGTCGTGGCCACCGGCGGCTTCTGCTGGGGCTACCACAGCCAACTGGACCTCGTCGGTCATCTGCACGGGCCGGGCTCGCGGGCGTGGGTCATGCAGCTGCGGCAGGTGGATCGTCTCGTCGAATCGATCGTGGAGGCCCTGCCCCGCGACGGTCTGCTCGCCGTCGTCGCCGACCACGGCATGGTGACGGCGGATCCCGACGCGGCGGTCGACCTCGATGCCTGCGAGCCGCTGGACGACGGTGTCGACGCGATCGGCGGCGAACCGCGCGCCCGCCACGTCTACACCGCGGACGGCGCGGCGGACGCGGTGCTGGCGGCCTGGCGCGACACGCTCGGCCAGGCCGCGTGGGTACTGTCGCGGGAGGAGGCGATCTCGGCGGGCTGGTTCGGTGACCGGGTGCGCGACGACGTGCGCGGACGAATCGGCGACGTGGTCGCGGCCGCCCGCGGATCGGCCACCCTGGTGCGCCGGACGGCCGAGCCGATGGAGTCGTCGCTCATCGGTCATCACGGCTCGCTCACCGACGCCGAACAGCTGGTCCCGCTGCTGATTGCCACCGGATTGACGTCCAGATGA
- a CDS encoding acyltransferase family protein has product MRGAEIRALTGLRIVAAVWVVLFHFRPILYQAAPTFTETLAPVLDCGAQGVDLFFILSGFVLTWNYLERMGPAWSTRATLHFLWLRLSRVWPVYLVTLHLAALWVIFTLNVGHVPVEDTSGYNAVSYLRQLFLVQLWFEPYFDGTSWDGPAWSISAEWLAYLLFGALVVVVFRIAGATRARSLVVLAVAASLPPVVLLMMTGHFYTPWSWLPRIVMQFTAGALACAAVRKLQPGDGARRGAGYLSVALVVVIVVGLYFFDAHPLNTVGDAGGLVDILFVPLVVALAIGSGSLPALLSTRVLVYGGQISFGLYMVHELVHTAWIWTVKQFELTMSPDLSGKATLLGLLAISVLGAVILYHVVEEPARRWMRRMVDIRPVEPKNSHLHRVDTESEGRPAAVPARAG; this is encoded by the coding sequence GTGCGCGGCGCAGAGATCAGAGCCCTGACGGGACTGCGCATCGTCGCTGCCGTGTGGGTTGTGCTGTTCCACTTCCGGCCGATCCTGTACCAGGCCGCGCCCACGTTCACCGAAACCCTTGCCCCTGTTCTCGACTGCGGCGCCCAGGGCGTCGACCTCTTCTTCATCCTCAGCGGTTTCGTGCTGACGTGGAACTACCTGGAGCGCATGGGCCCGGCATGGTCCACGCGCGCGACGCTGCACTTCCTGTGGCTGCGGTTGTCCCGGGTGTGGCCGGTGTACCTGGTGACCCTGCACCTGGCCGCGCTGTGGGTGATCTTCACGCTCAACGTCGGCCATGTGCCCGTCGAGGACACCAGCGGTTACAACGCCGTGAGCTATCTGCGGCAACTGTTCCTCGTGCAACTGTGGTTCGAGCCGTACTTCGACGGCACCAGCTGGGACGGCCCGGCCTGGTCGATCAGCGCGGAATGGTTGGCCTATCTGTTGTTCGGCGCGCTGGTCGTGGTGGTCTTCCGGATCGCGGGGGCCACGCGCGCCCGCAGCCTGGTGGTGCTCGCGGTCGCCGCGTCACTGCCGCCGGTGGTCCTGCTGATGATGACGGGACACTTCTACACACCGTGGAGTTGGCTGCCGCGCATCGTGATGCAGTTCACGGCCGGTGCGCTGGCATGCGCCGCGGTGCGCAAGTTGCAGCCGGGGGACGGTGCGCGGCGCGGCGCGGGATACCTGTCGGTGGCGCTCGTCGTCGTCATCGTCGTCGGGCTCTACTTCTTCGACGCCCACCCGCTCAACACCGTGGGTGACGCAGGCGGGCTGGTCGACATCCTGTTCGTGCCGCTGGTGGTCGCGCTGGCCATCGGGTCGGGGAGCCTGCCTGCACTGCTGTCCACCCGCGTGCTGGTCTACGGCGGGCAGATCTCCTTCGGGCTCTACATGGTGCACGAACTGGTCCACACCGCCTGGATCTGGACCGTCAAGCAGTTCGAGCTCACGATGTCGCCGGATCTGTCCGGCAAGGCCACCCTGCTGGGCCTGCTTGCCATATCGGTGCTCGGGGCGGTGATTCTGTACCACGTCGTCGAGGAACCCGCGCGCCGATGGATGCGCAGGATGGTCGACATCCGGCCGGTGGAACCGAAGAACAGCCACCTGCACCGGGTCGACACCGAATCGGAGGGGCGGCCCGCGGCGGTCCCCGCGCGTGCGGGATAA